Below is a window of Streptomyces spongiicola DNA.
ATGGACGAACTCGAACGTCGTGCGCGTGTAGTAGTCCAGCCCGCGCACCAGCCTCTCGTCGTCCTCGAAGGGCACCGAGGCGGCCGTGAGCAGCTCGCGCACCTCCTCGTGGTACGCCTTGCAGGCGTCGCACAGGTGGTCGCGCAGCAGCGGCGCGCCCACCAGTTGCTTCCGGACGGACTCGCGCTTGTCGTCCAGGACCCGCAGCGGGTTGATGTCGACCCGGCGGCGGGTGTCCTCGTCCAGGTCGAGTCCGCGCAGGAAGCCCTGCAGCGCTTCCCGGTAGACGGGACGGCACTCCCTGTCGCCGAGCGAGTTCAGCAGGATCCGGAACCCGCTCAGGCCGAGCGAGCGGTACGCCTGGTCGGCGAGGACGATCAGCTCGGTGTCGAGCGCCGGGTCCTCGGCGCCGATCGCCTCGGCGCCGACCTGGGAGAAGTGCCGGTAGCGGCCCTTCTGCGGGCGTTCGTAGCGGTAGTACGAGCCCGAGTACCAGAGCTTCACCGGCAGGTTGCCGGACTTGTGCAGATTGGCCTCCAGCGCCGCGCGCAGCACGGAAGCGGTGCCCTCCGGCCGCAGGGCCAGCCGGTCGCCGCCCTTGGTCTCGAAGGCGTACATCTCCTTGGTCACGATGTCGGTGGACTCGCCGACACCGCGGGCGAACAGCTCCACGTTCTCGAAGCCGGGCGTCTCGACGTAGCCGTACCCCGAGTTCCGCAGCGGCGCGGCGATCGCCTCGCGCACGGCCAGGTACTTCGCGGAGTCGGGCGGGATCAGGTCGTACGTGCCCTTGGGGGCCTGGAAGATGGTCACGGAAGGTCTCGTCACATTCCTCGTCGGGGAGCGGCGGTTCCGCCCTCTCCCTGGCCGGCGGCCACCTCCCGCAGATACGGGTTGGCGGCACGCTCGCGGCCGATGGTCGTCTGGGGGCCGTGGCCGGACAGCACCACGGTCGAGTCGTCGAGCGGCAGGCACACCCGCGCCAGCGATTCGAGCATCTCGCCCATGTCACCGCCGGGCAGGTCGGTGCGTCCGATGGAGCCGGCGAAGAGCAGATCGCCCGAGAAGAAGACCGGCGGCCGACCCTCGTCGTGTGAGTTGACCGCGGCCTCGGGCAGACCGAAGGTCACCGACCCCCTGGTATGGCCGGGCGCGTGCCGTACGAGCAGTTCCAGCCCCGCGAGCTCCAGCGCGGCGCCGTCGGTGAGCTCGTGGACGTCGTCCGGCTCCCCCACGGTCAGCTCGCCCATCAGCGGCATCCCGATGGAGCGGCCGAGGGCCTTCTCCGGGTCGCTCATCATGTACCGGTCGGCGGGGTGGATCCAGGCGGGTACGCCGTGGGCTCCGCAGACCGGGACCACCGAGGCGACGTGGTCGATGTGGCCGTGGGTGAGTATCACGGCGACGGGCTTGAGCCGATGCTTTCTGAGCGTCTCCTCGACTCCCTCGGCGGCCTGGTGGCCCGGGTCGATGATCACGCACTCCTCGCCTGCGGCCGGGGCGACCAGGTAGCAGTTGGTCCCCCAGGCCCCTGCGGGGAACCCGGCAATAAGCACGATCGTCCTCGATGTGTCGTCCGACGGGAATGTCACTTCACGGATTGCAACAGGTCAGAGCCTACCGGCGCTGCTCATTTCACAGCCAACCCGTATACGGTACGGGCACACCCGTGCCCCTCGATCACGACATCGCCAAGGAGAAGACCCGGTGGTCAGCAGCGATCAGCGACGGCGCCAGCTCGCCAGGAAGAAGTTCGAGCGGCAGCAGCAGCGCCGTCAGGAGGCCCGCAGGAAGGCCAGGCGCCGCAACGCCGTCATCGCGGCCGGCCTCGCGGTCGTGGTCGCGGCGGGCGGCGCCGCGTACCTCTCGGTGGGCCTGGCGGACGGCGGCTCACGGGACGACGCCTCCCAGCGGACCGACCCGGCGCCCGCGGAGAGCGAGAGCGGTGCGCCGGAGCCGAAGATGGCCATCGACGCCGGGGCCACGTACCGGATGTCGATGGACACCAGCCAGGGCGCCGTCGCGTTCACCATGGACGCCGCGAAGACGCCGCGCACGGTCAACTCCTTCAAGTACCTCGCGGACAAGGGCTTCTTCGACGGCACCACGTGCCACCGGCTGACCACGGAGGGCATCTTCGTACTGCAGTGCGGCGATCCCCAGGGCGACGGCACGGGCGGCCCGGGCTACACGATCCCGGACGAGAACCTCACGGCGCTCGGCAAGCCGGCGGCGGACGGCAAGGTCACGTATCCGGCGGGCACGGTGGCCATGGCGAACACGGGCCAGCCGGACAGCGGCGGCAGCCAGTTCTTCCTCGTCTACAAGGACACCAAGCTGCCGCCGTCGTACACGCCGTTCGGCACGATCGACGAGGCGGGTCTGTCCGTGGTGAAGGCCGTCGGGGCGGCCGGTGTCGCGGGCGGGGCCGGAGACGGCGCCCCCGCGAAGTCCGTCTCGGTGAAGAAGGCGGCGGTCAGCAAGGGGTGACCGGGCGAATTCGGCGGCGCCGAGTGCGGACAGCCGGGCGGCCGGTCGCCTAGATTGGCGTTGTGCAGCGCGGACCGGGTCCGTGTTGCGGGAGGGCGGGCGATGCCCGTCCAGGACACTGTGGACGATGCCCGGGGGCCCGAGCCCCTCGGGGCATCATGTGGAGGAGGCGCTGTGAGCAGCGACCCGTGGGGCCGCGTCGACGAGACGGGCACCGTGTACGTGCGGACATCCGAGGGCGAGAAGGTCGTCGGATCGTGGCAGGCGGGCTCTCCCGAGGAGGCACTCGCCTACTTCGAGCGCAAGTACGAGGGCTTGGTTGTCGAGATCGGCCTCCTCGAGAAGCGGGTGAAGACCACCGATCTGTCGGCGAAGGACGCGACGGCGGCGATCGACCACATCCGCGGGCAGATCGACGAGCACCACGCGGTCGGCGACCTCGAGGCGCTGGGCAGGCGGCTGGACGCGCTCGTGGCCTCGGTCGAGGCTCGTCGTGAGGAGCGCAAGGCCCGTAAGGCGAAGCAGACCGACGAGGCGCGGCACGCCAAGGAGGCGCTGGTCGCCGAGGCGGAGGAGCTGGCGCAGAGCGAGCAGTGGCGGGCGGCCGGCGAGCGGCTCCGGGCACTGGTGGACACCTGGAAGGGCCTGCCGCGGCTCGACCGGAAGTCCGACGACGAGCTGTGGCACCGCTTCTCGCACGCGCGGTCGGCGTTCTCCAAGCGCCGCAAGTCGCACTTCGCCGCGCTGGACGCGCAGCGGGAGGTGGCCCGGCAGGCGAAGGAGCGGCTGGTCGCCGAGGCCGAGTCGCTGTCCGGTTCGACCGACTGGGGTCCCACGGCCGCGCGCTACCGCGAGCTGATGGCGGAGTGGAAGGCCGCGGGCCGCGCGCAGCGCGAGCACGAGGAGGACCTGTGGAACCGCTTCCGCGGGGCCCAGGACGTCTTCTTCGCCGCCCGCAGCGGGGTGTTCGCGGAGCGGGACGCCGAGCAGTCCGAGAACCTGAAGCTCAAGGAGGAGCTGGCGGTCGAGGCGGAGAAGCTGGTGCCGGTGACGGATCTGAAGGGCGCGCGAGCCGCCTTCCGGTCCGTCAACGAGCGCTGGGAGGCGATCGGCCACGTCCCGCGTGACGCCCGGCCGCGGGTCGAGGGCCGGATGCACGCGGTGGAGCGGGCGATCCAGGAGGCCGAGGAGACCGAGTGGCGGCGCACCAACCCCGAGGCCCGGGCGCGCGCCGAGGGCCTGACGGGTCAGCTCCAGGCGGCGGTCGACAAGCTGCGTGCCCAGATCGACGCGGCCCGGGCGGCCGGCAACAACGCCAAGGCCGACAAGCTCTCGCGTGAGCTCGAGGGACGGCAGGCGCTGCTCGACCAGGCCCTGAAGGGCCTGGAGGAGTTCGGCGGCTGACACCCGGAGACGGGCACCAGCGGACAACACGCTGACACCGCTGACACCGCTGACACGAGCGGACACGAGCACGGGACGGGCCCGGCGGCAGATGCCGCCGGGCCCGTCCCGTGCTCAGAGGCGGGCTTCCGCACCCGTGCCGTCCGCCGGGCGGGCCTTTTCCGCACCCGTGGGCGCCGCCGGGGCCGACGGGGGTCGTGCCCCGCGATGTGGTGTAGGTGATCAAGTGCTCCACGTTCCGGTTCGAGGCCCATGGCGA
It encodes the following:
- the hisS gene encoding histidine--tRNA ligase is translated as MTIFQAPKGTYDLIPPDSAKYLAVREAIAAPLRNSGYGYVETPGFENVELFARGVGESTDIVTKEMYAFETKGGDRLALRPEGTASVLRAALEANLHKSGNLPVKLWYSGSYYRYERPQKGRYRHFSQVGAEAIGAEDPALDTELIVLADQAYRSLGLSGFRILLNSLGDRECRPVYREALQGFLRGLDLDEDTRRRVDINPLRVLDDKRESVRKQLVGAPLLRDHLCDACKAYHEEVRELLTAASVPFEDDERLVRGLDYYTRTTFEFVHDGLGSQSAVGGGGRYDGLSEMIGGPALPSVGWALGVDRTVLALEAEGIALELPASTSVFAVPLGEEARRALFAVVTGLRRAGVAADFSYGGKGLKGAMKSANRSGARYALVAGERDLADGVLQLKDMESGEQAPVALDSAVEEIRARLA
- a CDS encoding MBL fold metallo-hydrolase — protein: MLIAGFPAGAWGTNCYLVAPAAGEECVIIDPGHQAAEGVEETLRKHRLKPVAVILTHGHIDHVASVVPVCGAHGVPAWIHPADRYMMSDPEKALGRSIGMPLMGELTVGEPDDVHELTDGAALELAGLELLVRHAPGHTRGSVTFGLPEAAVNSHDEGRPPVFFSGDLLFAGSIGRTDLPGGDMGEMLESLARVCLPLDDSTVVLSGHGPQTTIGRERAANPYLREVAAGQGEGGTAAPRRGM
- a CDS encoding peptidylprolyl isomerase, with translation MVSSDQRRRQLARKKFERQQQRRQEARRKARRRNAVIAAGLAVVVAAGGAAYLSVGLADGGSRDDASQRTDPAPAESESGAPEPKMAIDAGATYRMSMDTSQGAVAFTMDAAKTPRTVNSFKYLADKGFFDGTTCHRLTTEGIFVLQCGDPQGDGTGGPGYTIPDENLTALGKPAADGKVTYPAGTVAMANTGQPDSGGSQFFLVYKDTKLPPSYTPFGTIDEAGLSVVKAVGAAGVAGGAGDGAPAKSVSVKKAAVSKG
- a CDS encoding DUF349 domain-containing protein, with the protein product MSSDPWGRVDETGTVYVRTSEGEKVVGSWQAGSPEEALAYFERKYEGLVVEIGLLEKRVKTTDLSAKDATAAIDHIRGQIDEHHAVGDLEALGRRLDALVASVEARREERKARKAKQTDEARHAKEALVAEAEELAQSEQWRAAGERLRALVDTWKGLPRLDRKSDDELWHRFSHARSAFSKRRKSHFAALDAQREVARQAKERLVAEAESLSGSTDWGPTAARYRELMAEWKAAGRAQREHEEDLWNRFRGAQDVFFAARSGVFAERDAEQSENLKLKEELAVEAEKLVPVTDLKGARAAFRSVNERWEAIGHVPRDARPRVEGRMHAVERAIQEAEETEWRRTNPEARARAEGLTGQLQAAVDKLRAQIDAARAAGNNAKADKLSRELEGRQALLDQALKGLEEFGG